The DNA segment GCCTCAAAAACTGAAACAGAACATTTGGAGAAAACAGTTTTATAAACTTTATTATTTATGGCACAAATTTACATTTTTCAGCAAACTACTGAAATCTTTCTAAGGGCATATCATAAAACTCATATGTACATCACAAAGGTGAAACGCAACTGCCAATCCTTTCCTACTGGTTATCTTTAAGCTTAAAAACAGAGTTCACATACTCTTCTGTCTCCCAAAGGAAGGAACCAAAAGCAACTGCCTCCAAAATTAATCTCTTCAGGCTTGAAAATGATGTCAAAATAACCTCATCTTCCTCCGTTCCATCGCCAAAAAGTGCACCGCTATGCATCTCCATCAAATTTGCTGCCTCTCTGGATCTCAATTTAGCACATATCCGCAAGGCTGCAGCATCAAAATTCATCATGTAGCATTTCAAGTTTTCGTGTTTTGAGCTCGGCTTGCTTGACCCTCGACTTGATGGAATGGATTGAGTGTTGCTTATGTGACTGAAAAGGCGATCTGTTTGCCCATGAAGTAATGGTTCTGGAAATTGAAGGGAGGTCCGGCAACTTAGAGGAACATTCTGGTGGGATACAGATAGACACTGTTCCAGAAAAAGTCTGTTGGAGGCAGACTTCACAAAATAACCATACATGATTGAGTTTGCGTATAGTCGACCAATCTGAAGTCTTTGTATCTCAGTTGTTGCCCAGCTATCCGTGACACTAGAATTTGCTTTCAAGCCAATTACAGCAGCGACATGTTCTCTTACCATCTGTAAAATCTCAAGGCTATGAATTGACTCTAGCTCCCAGTCCTTTGAAGGCACTATCTCTAG comes from the Euphorbia lathyris chromosome 5, ddEupLath1.1, whole genome shotgun sequence genome and includes:
- the LOC136230878 gene encoding UV-B-induced protein At3g17800, chloroplastic-like — translated: MDYSLSATHSILSLHLSSPSKLKYLDFNLAAPFALKFPDRRLRRPLLLLARAGFSHCEPSRSSSGFNTPLQLRSSVGKFLNSVFQNQRNLFQVFVAEELKLLADDRNGAVSRMFLSSASDEACLHRRIAQLKEHDCQIAVQDVMYMLMLYKFSEIRVPLVPKLSRCIYNGRLEIVPSKDWELESIHSLEILQMVREHVAAVIGLKANSSVTDSWATTEIQRLQIGRLYANSIMYGYFVKSASNRLFLEQCLSVSHQNVPLSCRTSLQFPEPLLHGQTDRLFSHISNTQSIPSSRGSSKPSSKHENLKCYMMNFDAAALRICAKLRSREAANLMEMHSGALFGDGTEEDEVILTSFSSLKRLILEAVAFGSFLWETEEYVNSVFKLKDNQ